In Vibrio diazotrophicus, the following proteins share a genomic window:
- the udp gene encoding uridine phosphorylase, whose product MSQAVFHLGVTEADLNGATLAIIPGDPARVQKIAELMDNPVFLASHREYTLYRAELDGKSVVVCSTGIGGPSTSIAVEELAQLGVRSFLRVGTTGAIQPHVNVGDMIVTTGSVRLDGASLHFAPMEFPAVPDFDVAIAMKQAAEESGATVHMGITASSDTFYPGQERYDTFTGRVVKRFQGSMKEWQEMGVLNFEMESATLLTMCASSGLKAGCVAGVIINRTQKEIPDHATLKETEARSIKVVVEAARKML is encoded by the coding sequence ATGTCTCAAGCAGTATTCCACCTTGGTGTTACCGAAGCTGATCTTAATGGCGCAACGTTAGCGATCATTCCTGGTGATCCAGCGCGTGTACAAAAAATTGCAGAGTTAATGGATAACCCAGTATTTCTTGCAAGCCACCGTGAATACACGCTTTATCGCGCAGAACTTGATGGCAAGTCGGTTGTTGTTTGTTCTACTGGTATCGGTGGCCCTTCAACTTCTATTGCTGTAGAAGAGTTAGCTCAGCTAGGTGTTCGTAGCTTCTTGCGTGTAGGCACAACAGGTGCAATTCAACCACACGTTAATGTTGGTGACATGATTGTGACCACAGGTTCTGTTCGTCTTGATGGCGCAAGCCTTCACTTTGCTCCAATGGAGTTCCCAGCGGTTCCTGATTTCGATGTTGCGATCGCAATGAAACAGGCTGCGGAAGAGAGCGGTGCGACAGTTCACATGGGTATTACTGCTTCCAGTGACACTTTCTACCCAGGTCAAGAACGTTACGATACATTCACAGGTCGTGTTGTTAAGCGTTTCCAAGGTTCAATGAAAGAATGGCAGGAAATGGGCGTACTAAACTTTGAAATGGAATCAGCAACTCTGCTTACTATGTGTGCAAGTTCTGGTTTGAAAGCAGGTTGTGTCGCTGGTGTTATCATCAACCGTACTCAAAAAGAAATTCCAGATCATGCAACTTTGAAAGAGACAGAAGCTCGCTCAATCAAAGTGGTAGTAGAAGCCGCTCGTAAGATGCTTTAA